One window from the genome of Thermaerobacter marianensis DSM 12885 encodes:
- the fabG gene encoding 3-oxoacyl-ACP reductase FabG, translating to MRFADRVALVTGGGRGIGAATAWRFAREGAAVVVSDVDQGPAEEVAGQIRAEGGKALGVACDVRDRGQVEAMVQNTVETFGRLDFLVTCAGIIRDNLIHKMTDDDWDAVIDTHLKGTFLCAQAAQRVMVPQRYGKMVFLSSTSALGNRGQTNYSAAKAGIQGMARTLAIELGPFNINVNAVAPGFIETRMTRSVAERTGVDYEELKKAAAERTALRRVGQPEDVAGVIAFLCSEDASYVSGQVIYVRGGP from the coding sequence ATGCGCTTTGCTGATCGGGTCGCCCTGGTCACCGGCGGCGGCCGCGGCATCGGCGCCGCCACGGCCTGGCGGTTCGCCCGGGAGGGGGCGGCCGTGGTGGTGTCCGACGTGGACCAAGGCCCGGCGGAGGAGGTGGCCGGGCAGATTCGGGCCGAGGGCGGTAAGGCCCTCGGCGTGGCCTGCGACGTCCGCGATCGCGGGCAGGTCGAGGCCATGGTGCAAAACACCGTGGAGACCTTCGGCCGGCTGGATTTCCTGGTCACCTGCGCCGGGATCATCCGCGACAACCTGATCCACAAGATGACCGACGACGACTGGGACGCGGTCATCGACACCCACCTCAAAGGAACCTTCCTCTGCGCCCAGGCGGCCCAGCGGGTGATGGTGCCCCAGCGGTACGGGAAGATGGTGTTCCTCTCATCCACGTCGGCGCTGGGAAACCGCGGCCAGACCAACTACTCTGCCGCCAAGGCGGGGATCCAGGGCATGGCGCGGACCCTGGCCATCGAGCTGGGGCCCTTCAACATCAACGTCAACGCCGTGGCGCCGGGGTTCATCGAGACCCGGATGACCCGGTCGGTCGCCGAGCGTACGGGGGTGGATTACGAGGAGCTCAAGAAGGCGGCCGCCGAGCGGACGGCTCTGCGCCGGGTGGGCCAGCCCGAGGACGTCGCCGGCGTGATCGCCTTCTTGTGCAGCGAGGACGCCAGCTACGTCAGCGGCCAGGTGATCTACGTCCGCGGCGGTCCGTGA
- a CDS encoding FAS1-like dehydratase domain-containing protein, producing the protein MAIDRSLIGKESEEEVFEVEKGAIRKFAEAIGDPHPAFRSGEIAPPTFPTTFRMAIPGVSLELSRVLHGEQEYSYRRPIRAGDRLRCKTRVVDVYEREGRLGKMTFLVTEMEGRDEAGELVFTGRSTIIVR; encoded by the coding sequence ATGGCCATCGACCGCTCGTTAATAGGTAAGGAGTCCGAGGAAGAGGTCTTCGAGGTCGAAAAGGGAGCCATCCGCAAGTTCGCCGAGGCCATCGGGGATCCCCACCCCGCCTTCCGCAGCGGCGAGATCGCCCCGCCCACCTTCCCCACCACCTTCCGCATGGCGATCCCGGGGGTGTCGCTGGAGCTCAGCCGGGTCCTCCACGGGGAACAGGAGTACAGCTACCGGCGTCCCATCCGGGCCGGCGACCGGTTGCGCTGCAAGACCCGGGTGGTCGACGTCTACGAGCGGGAGGGCCGCCTGGGGAAGATGACCTTCCTGGTCACCGAGATGGAGGGGCGGGATGAGGCGGGGGAGCTGGTCTTCACGGGGCGGAGCACGATCATCGTGCGGTAA
- a CDS encoding ATP-binding cassette domain-containing protein, whose translation MRRHGFRVIGAAVGILLWASLPYGVGDLLSLSVFVLIALYIPIVVGLSVLSGYTGQVSLGQAAFYGLGAYLTAILSTHLDWKPWLSIPTAVALTGLIAYGIGRPILVLRGHYLVVATLGLNIIVEVLIRELHGLTGGPSGLSGIPPLAAGSMVLRGDRAYYYAASLLAAGAVAASALLIRSRVGRALQAIATSETAAETLGIDAASYKARVFAWSAVLAAASGCLYAHYVGYLSPSPFSFNFSVELLVMAVIGGLASLPGAVVGSAITVLLREQLRTIISGLAGGAGAEYEVVIYGLILAAVVIFAPDGLWPSLARWWSRRVTQPGPRPAQPIAGESPSSIPALLPVPPMAGSMAAAGGIMPPAAIPTASGDHGPMLEVQGLGRRFGGLTALQDLSFSVRPGEIYAIIGPNGAGKTTLFNLVSGVLAPSSGTVRVDGQEIRGWPAHQVAALGIARTFQTPRLVPHLSVLENVLIGMHRHLRTGFAGALLGLGRREHRRVTQEVQQILALTGLSGLASAPAGSLPFGLQRLVEVARCMAGRPRLLLMDEPASGLSGEEREELVDIIRRIRAQGTTVVLVEHDVSLVMKVADRMLVLHHGQVLAEGTPEVVREDPAVIEAYLGRAPEDAPDLRPEATAGSAIPSAPRLRRPVPGELLLVVEDLRAGYGNLEVVCGASFRVRAGEVVAIVGSNGAGKSTLLKGVMGLIPAQGRVELAGQAVSARSPEDRTAMGLSLVPERRQLLWTMTVADHLALSTFARRSRKGHTGSAPLDWVWDLFPILRERQHQVAMTLSGGQQQMLAIARALMAEPRVLLLDEPLLGLAPQAVDRILKAVVQLRDRGLAIVLVEQNAAAILPVAQRVYVCRAGRLVEVEPGACGDLVRLETAFLGDRSGGRGGTG comes from the coding sequence ATGAGACGCCACGGTTTCCGCGTGATCGGCGCCGCGGTCGGTATCTTGCTCTGGGCGTCTCTCCCCTATGGGGTGGGGGACCTTCTGTCCCTCTCGGTATTCGTCCTCATCGCCCTCTACATTCCCATCGTGGTAGGCCTCTCGGTGCTTTCCGGCTATACCGGGCAGGTTTCCCTGGGGCAGGCGGCTTTCTACGGGCTGGGTGCCTATCTCACGGCGATTCTCTCGACGCATCTGGATTGGAAGCCCTGGCTCAGCATCCCCACGGCGGTCGCCCTGACCGGGCTCATCGCCTACGGCATCGGCCGGCCCATCCTGGTGCTCCGTGGCCACTACCTCGTTGTGGCCACGCTGGGGCTCAACATCATCGTCGAGGTGCTAATCCGCGAACTCCACGGGCTGACGGGCGGGCCCAGCGGCCTATCCGGCATCCCGCCGTTGGCCGCCGGCAGCATGGTACTTCGCGGCGACCGGGCCTACTACTACGCTGCAAGCCTGCTGGCGGCAGGTGCCGTCGCCGCCTCCGCCCTGCTGATCCGGTCGCGGGTAGGTCGGGCCCTGCAAGCGATCGCCACCAGCGAGACCGCAGCAGAGACCCTCGGCATCGACGCCGCATCCTATAAGGCCCGCGTCTTCGCCTGGAGCGCCGTCCTGGCGGCGGCCTCGGGCTGCCTCTACGCCCATTACGTGGGATACCTGAGCCCCTCCCCGTTCAGCTTCAATTTTTCAGTGGAACTGCTGGTCATGGCGGTGATCGGCGGCCTGGCCTCCTTGCCGGGGGCGGTTGTCGGATCGGCCATCACCGTGCTCCTCAGGGAGCAACTGCGGACGATCATCTCCGGGCTGGCGGGCGGTGCCGGTGCAGAGTACGAGGTGGTCATCTACGGCCTCATCCTGGCGGCCGTGGTCATCTTCGCACCGGACGGGCTGTGGCCGTCCCTCGCCCGGTGGTGGTCCCGACGGGTAACCCAGCCCGGCCCGCGGCCCGCCCAGCCGATAGCAGGCGAGTCACCGTCGTCGATCCCCGCGCTGCTGCCGGTTCCTCCGATGGCCGGTAGCATGGCCGCCGCCGGCGGAATCATGCCTCCCGCCGCGATCCCGACGGCGAGCGGAGACCACGGCCCCATGTTGGAGGTGCAGGGCCTCGGCCGGCGCTTCGGCGGCCTGACCGCATTGCAGGACCTGAGCTTCTCCGTGCGGCCGGGCGAGATCTACGCCATCATCGGCCCGAACGGGGCCGGGAAGACGACCCTGTTCAACCTGGTCTCCGGGGTGCTGGCGCCTTCTTCGGGCACCGTCCGCGTTGACGGCCAGGAGATACGGGGCTGGCCGGCCCATCAGGTGGCCGCTCTAGGCATTGCCCGGACCTTCCAGACACCGCGGCTGGTTCCCCACCTGAGCGTCCTGGAAAACGTGCTGATCGGCATGCACCGCCACCTCCGGACAGGGTTCGCGGGGGCGCTGCTCGGGCTGGGACGCCGCGAACACCGGCGGGTGACCCAGGAGGTGCAACAGATCCTGGCGTTGACGGGGCTGTCCGGACTGGCTTCCGCGCCGGCAGGGTCCTTGCCCTTCGGCCTGCAACGACTCGTCGAGGTGGCACGGTGCATGGCCGGGCGGCCTCGCTTACTTCTGATGGACGAGCCGGCCTCGGGCTTGAGCGGCGAGGAACGGGAGGAACTCGTCGACATCATCCGTCGCATACGGGCCCAGGGCACGACGGTGGTCCTGGTCGAACACGACGTCTCCCTGGTCATGAAGGTGGCGGACCGGATGCTGGTTCTGCACCACGGCCAGGTACTGGCCGAGGGTACACCGGAGGTGGTGAGGGAAGATCCGGCGGTCATCGAGGCCTATCTCGGGCGCGCACCGGAGGATGCCCCGGATCTGCGACCGGAAGCCACAGCCGGTTCGGCCATCCCTTCGGCTCCCCGCCTTCGCCGTCCCGTTCCCGGGGAGCTCCTGCTTGTGGTGGAGGATCTCCGGGCGGGCTATGGGAACCTGGAAGTGGTGTGCGGGGCCAGTTTCCGTGTGCGTGCAGGCGAGGTGGTGGCCATCGTCGGATCCAACGGTGCCGGGAAGTCCACTTTGCTCAAAGGCGTCATGGGCCTGATTCCCGCCCAGGGCCGGGTGGAGTTGGCGGGGCAGGCGGTCTCGGCTCGGAGTCCGGAAGATCGAACGGCGATGGGCCTTTCGCTGGTGCCGGAACGGCGCCAGTTGCTCTGGACCATGACCGTGGCGGACCACCTCGCATTGAGCACCTTTGCCCGCAGGAGCAGGAAGGGGCATACCGGGTCAGCGCCGCTGGACTGGGTCTGGGACCTGTTCCCGATCCTGCGCGAGCGCCAGCATCAAGTGGCGATGACCCTCTCGGGCGGGCAACAGCAAATGCTGGCGATTGCCAGGGCGCTCATGGCCGAACCGCGCGTCCTGCTCCTCGACGAACCCCTTCTCGGCCTGGCGCCCCAAGCCGTGGACCGTATCCTGAAAGCCGTCGTCCAACTGCGGGACCGGGGACTGGCCATCGTGCTCGTGGAGCAGAACGCGGCGGCCATCCTGCCGGTTGCCCAGCGGGTATACGTGTGCCGGGCGGGCCGCTTGGTGGAGGTCGAGCCGGGCGCCTGCGGCGATCTGGTCCGCCTGGAGACAGCCTTTCTGGGCGACCGGTCTGGGGGAAGGGGTGGGACCGGCTAG
- a CDS encoding branched-chain amino acid ABC transporter permease: protein MPAELLSQIPQLIVSGVMVGMIYALLGLGLVVTYTTTRIVNVAIGEFAMIATLTAASLAGAGIPLPLAVVAGLMTGTLVGWGVYETAMRPLLARQAPVLSLLILSIAVHLILKGSGLIVWGTEAYKLPAFSEGPPLVVGSAVLTRQGVWIIAAGIALMVALWLGFTRTLRGKALVASAVNPVGARLMGIRVLAMGRQAFVLSALLASAAGILIAPQTLADYDMGLMLGLKGFVGAVLGGFRHYPWVVAGCMALGIAESLVAGLLPSGYRDAIAFLLLIAVLVARAVPVLRHGVLAAEEAAQE from the coding sequence ATGCCGGCAGAGCTGCTGTCACAGATTCCGCAACTGATCGTCTCCGGCGTCATGGTGGGCATGATCTACGCCCTGCTGGGCCTGGGCCTTGTGGTGACGTATACCACCACCCGCATCGTGAACGTCGCCATTGGCGAGTTCGCCATGATCGCGACGCTGACGGCCGCCAGTCTGGCGGGTGCCGGCATCCCCCTGCCGCTCGCCGTGGTCGCCGGCCTGATGACCGGCACCCTGGTGGGGTGGGGCGTCTACGAGACGGCCATGCGCCCACTGCTGGCCCGGCAGGCGCCGGTGCTTTCGCTGTTGATCCTGTCCATCGCCGTCCACCTGATCTTGAAAGGCTCGGGGTTGATCGTGTGGGGAACCGAGGCCTACAAGCTTCCCGCCTTCTCGGAAGGGCCTCCCCTGGTCGTGGGCTCGGCCGTCCTGACGCGCCAAGGGGTGTGGATCATCGCGGCGGGCATCGCTCTCATGGTGGCATTGTGGTTGGGTTTCACCCGCACCCTGCGGGGCAAGGCCCTGGTGGCTAGCGCGGTCAACCCCGTGGGCGCCCGCTTGATGGGGATCCGCGTGCTCGCCATGGGGCGGCAAGCCTTCGTGTTGAGTGCCCTCCTGGCGTCGGCGGCGGGCATTCTCATTGCGCCGCAAACCCTCGCGGATTATGACATGGGACTGATGCTCGGCCTGAAGGGGTTTGTGGGCGCCGTGCTCGGCGGGTTCAGGCACTATCCCTGGGTGGTTGCGGGGTGCATGGCCCTGGGCATCGCCGAGTCCCTGGTTGCGGGTCTGCTGCCCTCGGGGTATCGCGATGCCATCGCCTTCCTGCTACTGATCGCGGTGCTGGTCGCCCGAGCGGTTCCGGTCTTGCGACACGGCGTGCTCGCCGCGGAGGAGGCGGCCCAGGAATGA
- a CDS encoding MBL fold metallo-hydrolase: MPLERPVEENCWELAPGLYRILLPLPWDVPFVNAYLVRAPGGWILIDAGADTPASLRALGWALKAVGVPEGGLTAILLTHRHPDHAGDVIAVQQRWGGTVYVHPAERELDRADPGVLTAWLAFTGMPPEVMETLLRRAERMPLPPDAIPYPAMPAAAGVGRGGGRPDGDVPSASGVAPDCSPLDASPRETSAGDAPTGDAHGAGATVPGLSAGDETAERAERVPVTTFSVAGLPLEVVYTPGHSPGHVMLRVPETGWVFTGDHVLPRAGINVWANPVGLANPMGTYLDNLAAVRHLDRIWGMDAREARPGADEDRATRGLVLPGHGLPWSGPMMPQAAALVDWHRQAALALRNRLPDEPGPTVFEIVAARRPEDAREKPHRLRGAVAETLAFLLWMESEGLVGRQGEAPARWYRR; encoded by the coding sequence ATGCCGCTTGAACGGCCCGTCGAGGAGAACTGCTGGGAGCTGGCGCCCGGTCTCTACCGCATCCTGTTGCCCCTGCCTTGGGACGTGCCCTTTGTCAACGCCTACCTCGTCCGGGCACCGGGCGGGTGGATCCTGATCGACGCGGGGGCGGACACCCCCGCCAGCCTGCGGGCGCTGGGCTGGGCCCTGAAGGCGGTGGGGGTCCCCGAGGGGGGCTTGACCGCAATCCTGCTGACCCACCGCCACCCCGACCACGCCGGCGACGTCATCGCGGTGCAGCAGCGGTGGGGCGGCACCGTGTACGTCCACCCTGCCGAGCGGGAGCTCGACCGGGCGGACCCGGGGGTCTTGACGGCATGGCTCGCCTTCACCGGAATGCCTCCGGAGGTCATGGAGACCTTGCTGCGCCGGGCCGAGCGGATGCCGTTGCCGCCGGACGCCATCCCGTACCCCGCCATGCCGGCAGCGGCCGGGGTTGGCCGCGGGGGTGGCCGGCCGGATGGGGACGTCCCGTCAGCTTCCGGGGTCGCGCCGGATTGCTCCCCTCTGGATGCTTCCCCCCGGGAGACCTCCGCCGGGGATGCCCCGACGGGGGACGCGCACGGGGCAGGTGCCACCGTACCGGGTCTGTCTGCGGGCGACGAAACGGCGGAACGGGCGGAACGAGTCCCCGTCACGACGTTTTCGGTGGCGGGCCTCCCGCTGGAAGTCGTCTATACCCCCGGGCATTCGCCCGGCCACGTGATGTTGCGGGTCCCCGAGACGGGGTGGGTCTTTACCGGGGACCACGTGCTGCCCCGGGCGGGGATCAACGTGTGGGCGAATCCCGTGGGCCTCGCCAACCCCATGGGGACCTACCTGGACAACCTCGCCGCGGTGCGTCACCTCGACCGCATCTGGGGCATGGATGCGAGGGAGGCAAGGCCGGGAGCCGACGAAGACCGGGCCACCCGCGGGCTGGTTCTTCCCGGTCACGGCCTGCCCTGGAGCGGACCCATGATGCCCCAGGCTGCGGCCCTCGTCGACTGGCATCGCCAGGCCGCCCTCGCCCTGCGCAACCGTCTGCCGGACGAACCCGGCCCGACGGTCTTCGAGATCGTGGCGGCCCGGCGCCCGGAGGACGCCCGCGAAAAGCCCCACCGGTTACGTGGGGCGGTGGCGGAGACCCTGGCCTTCCTGCTGTGGATGGAGAGCGAGGGGCTGGTCGGCCGTCAGGGAGAGGCGCCGGCACGCTGGTACCGGCGGTGA
- a CDS encoding putative quinol monooxygenase, which yields MIALIARYVTRPGLGDQVEAAIREMILLSRQEPGCRVYQVNRSVDNPDEFLLYEVYDDEGALKAHWQSPHFRRIIEETVVPLLERRERRFYRLVEP from the coding sequence ATGATCGCCCTGATTGCCCGGTACGTAACTCGCCCCGGCCTGGGCGACCAGGTGGAGGCGGCCATCCGGGAGATGATCCTCCTGAGCCGGCAGGAGCCTGGCTGCCGAGTCTATCAGGTCAACCGCTCGGTGGACAACCCCGACGAGTTCCTCCTCTACGAGGTCTATGACGACGAGGGGGCTCTCAAGGCCCACTGGCAGTCGCCCCACTTCCGCCGGATCATCGAGGAGACCGTGGTGCCCCTGCTGGAGCGGCGGGAGCGCCGGTTCTACCGGCTGGTCGAGCCGTAG
- a CDS encoding ABC transporter substrate-binding protein, with product MRRIARTAAMLGMVALLATACAGTGGQPAEETGGGGGNAGPGPAGTPIKIGVVVSITGNASSLGEPERNTVELFKDEFSEIGGYPVQWIVRDDASDPTQSVVQVNRLIAEEGVAAVVCCTTTPSSMAILEPVQQQQVPNISLAAGAQIVTPASERKWVFKTPQNDALMVGVLVDHMVASGIKRVAFLGFNDAYGDGGRKAFREVASQKGIEITAEESFARTDRDVSGQISRMRATNPDAYLIWAIPPGANVAQQNMKDMNITAPIYQSHGVANRNFLELGGTAVEGTLLPAGKLLVAEDLPDSDPQKEILLAYKRRYEERYGEGSANTFGGHAYDAMLILREAIQRAVEAGTNPSDLAAFRSALRDAIEQTRELVGISGIFTYSPEDHHGLDRRAAVMIKVENNDWALAD from the coding sequence ATGCGGCGCATTGCGCGAACGGCTGCCATGCTCGGAATGGTGGCGCTGTTGGCCACCGCCTGCGCAGGGACGGGCGGACAACCCGCTGAGGAAACTGGCGGGGGCGGAGGGAACGCGGGTCCCGGGCCGGCCGGTACCCCGATCAAGATCGGCGTGGTCGTATCCATCACCGGCAACGCCAGCTCCCTGGGGGAGCCGGAGCGCAACACGGTGGAGCTGTTCAAGGATGAGTTCAGCGAGATCGGCGGGTATCCCGTCCAGTGGATCGTCCGTGACGATGCCAGCGATCCCACCCAGTCGGTGGTGCAGGTCAACCGGTTGATCGCGGAGGAAGGCGTGGCGGCCGTGGTGTGTTGCACCACCACGCCGAGCAGCATGGCCATCCTCGAACCCGTCCAGCAGCAGCAGGTGCCCAACATCTCCCTGGCCGCGGGAGCCCAGATCGTGACCCCGGCCTCCGAGCGGAAGTGGGTCTTCAAGACCCCCCAAAACGATGCGCTCATGGTTGGGGTCCTGGTGGACCACATGGTCGCCAGTGGCATCAAGCGGGTAGCCTTCCTCGGATTCAACGATGCCTACGGTGACGGAGGGCGAAAGGCGTTTCGCGAGGTGGCATCGCAGAAGGGGATCGAGATCACCGCGGAAGAGAGCTTTGCTCGAACGGACCGGGACGTGTCGGGCCAGATCTCGCGGATGCGGGCAACGAACCCGGATGCATACCTGATCTGGGCCATTCCACCGGGGGCCAACGTGGCGCAGCAAAACATGAAGGACATGAACATCACCGCACCCATCTATCAGAGTCATGGCGTGGCCAATCGTAACTTCCTTGAGCTGGGTGGTACGGCGGTCGAGGGAACGCTCCTGCCCGCCGGCAAGCTCCTCGTGGCGGAAGACCTTCCTGACAGTGACCCGCAGAAGGAGATCTTGCTCGCGTATAAACGGCGATACGAAGAGCGCTATGGCGAAGGTTCGGCCAACACCTTCGGCGGGCATGCGTACGACGCCATGCTGATCCTGCGGGAAGCGATCCAGCGGGCGGTGGAGGCGGGGACGAATCCTTCCGATCTGGCTGCCTTCCGTTCGGCGCTGCGGGATGCCATCGAACAGACCCGGGAGCTGGTCGGCATCTCCGGGATCTTCACGTATTCTCCTGAAGATCACCACGGTCTAGACCGGCGGGCAGCCGTCATGATCAAGGTGGAGAACAACGACTGGGCCCTGGCCGATTGA
- a CDS encoding phosphotriesterase family protein, with protein sequence MGRTVNTVTGPVRPEDLGKTLVHEHFVFGYPGFHGDLTMAPYDRQRALDVGLDVARRVMAHGVRTVVDATPNDCGRDPELLWEISERTGLQIICSTGYYYEGEGAPAYFKFRGAFGNAEEEIYEMFMRELTEGIGGTGIKAGVIKLASSKGAITEYEQMFFRAAARAQRETGVPIITHTQEGTMGPEQAELLVREGADPRRIIIGHMDGNTDIAYHLATLAHGVFIAFDRYGIQSFVGMPSDAARNALVTGLISLGYGDRIMLSHDSVNFWLGRPVQWPPALRDLLAAWHPTHLFEDVVPALVQAGVRPEVLDGIFTRNPARLFGGDDGAV encoded by the coding sequence ATGGGCCGCACGGTGAACACCGTGACGGGGCCGGTTCGTCCCGAGGACCTGGGCAAAACCCTGGTCCACGAGCACTTCGTCTTCGGGTATCCCGGGTTTCACGGGGACCTGACGATGGCGCCCTACGACCGGCAGCGGGCGTTGGATGTGGGCCTCGATGTCGCCAGGCGGGTCATGGCCCACGGCGTCCGTACGGTCGTCGACGCCACGCCCAACGACTGCGGCCGCGACCCGGAGCTCCTGTGGGAGATCAGCGAGCGGACGGGCCTGCAGATCATCTGCTCGACGGGCTACTACTACGAGGGCGAGGGGGCGCCGGCCTACTTCAAGTTCCGCGGGGCCTTCGGCAACGCCGAGGAAGAGATCTACGAGATGTTCATGCGGGAGCTGACCGAAGGCATCGGCGGCACCGGCATCAAGGCGGGCGTCATCAAGCTGGCGTCGAGCAAAGGCGCGATCACCGAGTACGAGCAGATGTTCTTCCGCGCCGCCGCCCGCGCCCAGCGGGAGACGGGGGTGCCCATCATCACCCACACCCAGGAGGGCACCATGGGGCCGGAGCAGGCCGAGCTGCTGGTCCGGGAGGGCGCCGACCCGCGGCGCATCATAATCGGCCATATGGACGGCAACACCGACATCGCCTACCACCTGGCGACCCTGGCCCACGGAGTCTTCATCGCCTTCGACCGCTACGGCATCCAGTCCTTTGTCGGCATGCCCTCCGATGCGGCTCGCAACGCCTTGGTCACGGGGCTGATCAGCCTGGGTTACGGCGACCGGATCATGCTTTCCCACGACTCGGTCAACTTCTGGCTGGGGCGCCCCGTCCAGTGGCCGCCCGCCCTGCGGGACCTGCTGGCCGCCTGGCACCCCACCCACCTGTTCGAGGATGTGGTCCCCGCATTGGTGCAGGCCGGCGTGCGGCCGGAGGTGCTGGACGGGATCTTCACCCGCAACCCGGCCCGGCTGTTCGGGGGAGACGACGGGGCGGTCTAG
- a CDS encoding long-chain-fatty-acid--CoA ligase: MPGQSHAGRPWVALYTAGVPADLPLPTPSPVDQFRATARRAAGDPAVYYFDRVMTFGELDHLSSALAAALRDLGVEPGHRVALFLQNIPQFWIALLAAWKAGAIAVPLNPMFKGEELVYHLQDSGAVALVSLESLYDEVARPVLGRTDVRHVITTSELDFLARAPGQARGPRVGEPVGLAGSSKRRFSETLDLVHLCQRLERAPDPGAEPGPHDVALLTYTSGTTGSPKGAMNTHGNVAFNAEVYRTWMRLGPGDVVVGAAPLFHITGLIGHLAVAGLAGVPVILGYRFDPGEMLRLIERWRGTFMVAAITAYIALMNHPDFGRRDLSSLGKAYSGGAPIPAAVVERFEAATGAYIHNIYGLTETTSPSHAVPLGRRAPVDPDSGALSVGVPVPNTVVKVVDLETGRDLPPGEVGELVTRGPMVVPGYWKKPEETAHAIRDGWLRTGDVGRMDAQGWFYVIDRRKDMIIASGFKVWPREVEDVLYRHPAVREAAVIGVPDPYRGETVKAVVSLKPEFEGRVTPEELIAFCRERMAAYKYPRQVEIVPELPKTLTGKILRRVLRERGAGQ, translated from the coding sequence GTGCCAGGTCAGTCGCACGCCGGTCGCCCATGGGTTGCCCTATACACCGCCGGGGTGCCGGCGGACCTGCCTCTTCCCACCCCGTCGCCCGTCGACCAGTTCCGGGCCACCGCCCGGCGCGCGGCAGGGGATCCGGCGGTCTACTACTTCGACCGGGTCATGACCTTCGGGGAGCTGGACCATCTGAGCAGCGCCCTGGCAGCCGCCCTGCGCGATCTGGGGGTCGAACCGGGCCACCGGGTGGCCCTGTTCCTTCAAAACATCCCCCAATTCTGGATCGCCCTGCTGGCCGCGTGGAAAGCGGGGGCCATCGCCGTCCCCCTGAACCCCATGTTCAAGGGGGAGGAACTAGTCTATCACCTCCAGGACTCCGGCGCCGTGGCCCTGGTGAGCCTGGAGTCGCTCTACGACGAGGTGGCCCGGCCCGTTCTGGGACGGACCGACGTTCGTCACGTGATCACCACGTCGGAGCTGGATTTCCTGGCCCGGGCGCCGGGGCAGGCACGGGGACCGCGAGTCGGCGAGCCAGTGGGGCTGGCCGGTTCGTCCAAGCGGCGGTTCAGCGAGACCCTGGACCTGGTGCACCTCTGCCAGCGGCTGGAGCGGGCCCCCGACCCCGGCGCCGAGCCGGGGCCGCACGACGTGGCCCTCCTGACCTACACCTCCGGGACCACCGGCTCGCCCAAGGGCGCGATGAACACCCACGGCAACGTGGCCTTCAACGCCGAGGTCTACCGCACATGGATGCGGCTCGGCCCCGGTGACGTGGTGGTGGGGGCGGCGCCCCTCTTTCACATCACCGGCCTCATCGGGCACCTGGCCGTGGCGGGGCTGGCCGGAGTGCCGGTGATCCTGGGGTACCGGTTCGACCCGGGGGAGATGCTGCGGCTCATCGAGCGCTGGCGGGGGACCTTCATGGTGGCGGCCATCACTGCCTACATCGCCCTGATGAACCACCCCGACTTCGGCCGCCGCGACCTGTCGTCGCTGGGCAAGGCGTATAGCGGCGGCGCGCCCATCCCGGCGGCGGTGGTGGAACGGTTCGAGGCGGCCACGGGGGCGTACATCCACAACATTTACGGGCTGACGGAGACCACCTCTCCCTCCCACGCCGTGCCCCTCGGCCGGCGGGCGCCGGTGGACCCCGATTCGGGTGCTCTGTCGGTGGGGGTTCCGGTTCCCAACACGGTGGTCAAGGTGGTCGACCTGGAGACCGGTCGGGACCTGCCGCCGGGGGAGGTCGGCGAGCTGGTGACCCGCGGACCCATGGTGGTGCCGGGGTACTGGAAGAAGCCGGAGGAAACGGCCCATGCCATTCGCGACGGCTGGCTGCGCACGGGGGACGTGGGCCGCATGGACGCCCAGGGCTGGTTCTACGTGATCGACCGGAGGAAGGACATGATCATCGCCTCGGGGTTCAAGGTGTGGCCACGGGAGGTGGAGGACGTCCTGTACCGTCACCCGGCGGTCCGGGAGGCCGCGGTCATTGGCGTCCCCGACCCCTACCGGGGCGAGACCGTCAAGGCGGTGGTGTCCCTGAAGCCCGAGTTCGAGGGTCGGGTAACGCCGGAGGAGCTCATTGCCTTCTGCCGGGAGCGCATGGCGGCCTACAAGTACCCGCGGCAGGTGGAGATCGTGCCCGAGCTGCCGAAGACGCTGACGGGCAAGATCCTGCGGCGGGTGCTGCGGGAGCGGGGGGCGGGGCAGTGA
- a CDS encoding MaoC/PaaZ C-terminal domain-containing protein, protein MAEPVTAGATGVRWEPGAELPPLVKEPITKVQLVKYAGASGDYNLIHTDDETARRVGLDGVIAHGMLSMGFLGQYLVHLAGPENVRRLKVRFRQMVRPGDVLTCRGRVAEVLGEEGGGLRRVRLEVWAENQRGEAVTTGEGEVLVPAGTS, encoded by the coding sequence GTGGCGGAACCGGTCACGGCGGGGGCGACGGGGGTGCGGTGGGAACCTGGCGCGGAGCTGCCGCCCCTGGTCAAGGAGCCCATCACCAAGGTGCAGCTGGTCAAGTACGCCGGCGCCTCCGGCGACTACAACCTGATCCACACCGACGACGAGACGGCCCGGCGGGTGGGTCTGGACGGCGTCATCGCCCACGGGATGCTGAGCATGGGGTTCTTGGGCCAGTACCTGGTCCACCTGGCAGGTCCCGAGAATGTGCGGCGGCTGAAGGTCCGGTTCCGGCAAATGGTGCGGCCGGGGGACGTGCTGACTTGCAGGGGCCGGGTGGCGGAGGTGCTGGGCGAGGAGGGCGGCGGCCTCCGCCGGGTTCGCCTGGAGGTGTGGGCCGAGAACCAGAGGGGCGAAGCCGTCACCACCGGCGAGGGGGAGGTGCTGGTGCCCGCCGGGACCAGCTGA